From Acidobacteriota bacterium:
CTGGATTTCGTTGGTCCCCTCGTAGATCTGAAGAAGCTTGGCGTCCCGGACCAGTTTTTCGATGGGATAGTCCTTCATGTATCCGTATCCGCCGAAGATCTGGAGGGCCTCGAGGGCGACGTCCATTCCGGCATCGGATCCAGCACACTTGGCCATGGCCGATTCCCTGCCGCAGGGCCGGTTCTGTTCCATGAGCCAGGCGGCATGCCAGACAAGATGACGGGCCGCCTGGATCTTCATGGCCATGTCGGCAAGTTTGAAGGCGACGGATTGGAAGTGGGCGATCGGTTTATCGAACTGGATGCGGGTTTTGGCATACTGAACGGCATATTCGAGCGCCGCTCGCCCGACGCCGACTCCGGCGGCGCCTACGGCGGCCCGCGTCCTGTCAAACGTCCTCATGGCAATGAGAAAACCCGCGCCCTCGCGGCCGATACGGTTCCCCTCGGGAACACGGACATCCTCAAAGAAAAGCTCGGTCGTGTTTGAGGCCCGATGACCCATCTTGTCTTCGACCTTGCCCACCGTCACGCCCGGGGTTTTTCGGGGAACAATGAAGGCGCTGATGCCTCTCGCCCCCTTCTCCGGGGCCGAGTTGGCGAAAACAACATAAAGATCGGCCACGCCGCCGTTCGTGATGAAGCATTTCGAGCCGTTGATGACATAGTCCGTCCCGACTTTTCGAGCCGTCGTCTTGATGGCCGTCGTGTCGGACCCGGCCTCGCGCTCGGTCAGACAATACGAGGCGAATCCCATCTCCCGGCAGAACGGCGCGAGGAACGTCTTTTTCTGCTCCTCGTTTCCGGCGAGGATAATCGGGGCAAAGGCGAGGGAATTGGCCATCATGGTCGTGTACATTCCGGCACACCCCCAGGACAGTTCTTCCGTCAGGACGACGGTATCCACATCGCCGATGCCGCCTCCGCCGTATTCGACGGGAATCGTGCAGGTCAGGAACCCGACATCAAAGGCCTTGCGCATCACATCTTCGGGGAATTCATGACCCTGATCGTATTTGGCGGCGACGGGACGCATTTCATTTTCGGCAAATTCCCGGGCCATATCCCGGAGAGCTTCCTGCTCCTCAGACAACTTAAATTCGAGCATGGTCTTCTCCTTCCGACAAACTGGTCCGCATGTTATACCGGATTGGGGTCCTTCTGTCAATTTCTCTGAACGACGACCTCATCTCGACGCAGAAGATACACGGCATGGGGAATATCCAGCAGAGCCGCGGCGATATCCTGGGCCCGGCCCCCTTTTCCCGGTTCGGTCGGAGTCCGCAAGACCATCTGCTGATTTTTCTCATCGATCTCGACCTTGGCTGCCGGCCAATCTGCACGCATTTCCGCAACACGCCGGGCCGTGCGCTCCGATGCTCCGGGCGGCACGTCCTCTCCGGTCAAATCCAGGGTATACCGCAGTTCTTGGATCGAGGCACCGAGCGAAGGGGAGCCGTCCGCCACCGTTTCGAGACCGCTGAAGCGGATGCCTTCCGGCAGAGACAGGTTGACCCGGGATAAGAATTCCTCTTCCGTCAGACTGCACGGCGACCGGAATTCCAGAACTTCCCGGGCCGCCTCCATGCCCAGGGGAAGCGCCGGACCGTAGACCATGCGGGGCTTGGGATGAAAGCCCTTGGTCTGCTCGAGCACGATACCCGCTCGTCGGAAACCGCGATGAATGATGTGGATGAGATCGATATGCGAGAGGAACCGGGCCCGGCCGGTTTTTCCATAAAAGGCCCGATACCGGATGGAAGAATCGGTCGGAATTCCGGACGGGGTCTCCTCCGGCATCCCCTTTCCGGGCGGTCCGGAACAGACCTGTGAGGGAAGGCTGTGCTTATCATCCGGGAAGCGGCATCCCCGGCAATCGGCACACGATCTGTCCCGGCAGGCCGGGGTCCGCCGTTCCGCAAGGGCCTGATCGAGTTCGTTGAGGAGATGGGACTTGTGAATCCCCGTATCGATGATATCCCACGGGAGTTCGGCATCCCGCGGCAGAGCCTCCAGATAACGCTCGCGGGAAACCCCCGTCTCCCGAAAGGCGTCTTCCCAGGCCCGCGCATTGAACCGGTCTCCCCAACCGTCGAAACGCGCGCCTTTTCTCCAGGCCGCGATAAGAACCGGCGTCAGCCTCCGGTCTCCCCTGGAAAACACGGCTTCCAAAACCGAAGTTTCCAGGGCATGATCCTTGAACTCAACGCTTTTCAATCCCCGGGTCAAAGATTTGATGGTTTGGATTTTTCCGGCCAGGGTCGAGGCCTCATCCATAGGCAGCCACTGGAAAGGCGTGTGCGGCTTGGGAATGAAGGAGGACAGGCTGACATGGAACCGCGGTGACGATTTGAGGAGAGATCGGCCCAACGCGACACCTTCCCGGATCAGGTCCGCAATTCCCTGAAGATCCTCCTCTCTTTCTCCCGGAAGTCCGACCATGAAGTAAAGCTTGACCAGGTTCCAGCCTCGGCGGAAGGCATAAGTCAGGGCATCCCGAATGTCCTCTTCCCGAAGATCCTTGTTGATCACCCGGCGGAGCCTGTCCGTTCCGGCCTCGGGGACAAGCGTGAAACCCGTCTTGCGGACCTTGACGATGTTTTCGACGATTCCATCGGACAGGGCTTGGGGACGTAGCGAGGACAGGGACAAAGAGACGCCTTTGTCCTCGAGTTCGGTCATCAGGATTCGAACCGTCTCTTCGAGAGAGGGATAATCGCCGATGGAGAGCGCCGAAAGAGAACTCGATTCATATCCCGTCCTTCTTACGCTTTCGAGAAGCGTTTCGACCAGATAAGACGGATCTTTCGATCTGAAGGGAGAGTAAAGAACCGAAGCCTGGCAAAACCGGCAGGATTGAGGGCAGCCGCGGGCCGCCTCAAGAGCGACGCGGTCAAATACGGTTCGGATGTTGGGAACGATGATCGACCGGGGAAAGTAGGATTTTTGAAAATCGCGTAGAACACGTTTTTCCACCTTCGCGGGCGCTCCGTCCACGGGTCGCGGCACGAGATGAAACGAAGTTCGGGACGGCATTGCACGGTAATGGGACGGAACATAGACTCCGGGAATTCCCCCCAGAGTCTTGAGCAAAGCGCTTTTTCCGTCTTTCCGCTTCTTCCCGGTCCTGACGACATCGATGATTTCAAGGATCCCCTCTTCTCCGTCTCCGATCAAAAAAAGATCGAAAATGTCGGCCAGAGGTTCGGGGTTGAAACAGGCCGGGCCGCCGCCGAGGACCAGGGGCTGATCGCCGGATCTCTCCGCACTCATCAAGGACAGCCCCCCGAGATCGAGCATGGTCAATATGTTCGTGGAGTTGAGTTCATAAAGGAGTGAAAAACCCAGGATATCGAACTCAACCAGAGGGGTCCTGTTTTCCAGGCTGAAAAGCGGCAGGCCCGCCTCCCGGAGGCCGCGTTCGAAATCCGGCCAAGGGGCGAAAACTCTCTCCGCCGCAATGTGAGGCTGGGCATTGAGCAGACCGTAAAGAATCTTCTGGCCGAGATGAGACATTCCGATCTCGTAGGCATCGGGATAGGCAAGCGCCACCCGGACCTCGGCGGTCGCCGGATTCTTGGCCGAGGCGTTCCATTCGCCGCCCGTGTATCGGCCCGGCTTTTCAACGGTCCGGAGGACCCGGTCCAGCTTTTTTTGCGGAATCGAAGGCATGATTTTCTCCGGTGGTTTCGGTCTTAGACGTTGGCGAACCGCCTCATCCGGACATTGAGAACAAGACCGCAGGCCAGTCCGTTGGCAACGAGTGAGGATCCTCCGTAGCTGATAAACGGCAGAGGAATTCCGGTCACGGGAAAGAAACCGATGACCATGAGGATGTTGATGAAAAATTGGAAAGCGATCATCACCCCGGCCATGAACACGATATAGACGCCCATTCTGTCACGGGACATCGCCGCCGCCGCAAAGATTCTCCTGAAGAACAGCCCGAAAAGCATCATGACTGACGCCACTCCGAGAAATCCGAACTCTTCGCCGATCACGGAAAAGACAAAATCCGTGTGCCGGGCCGGAAGAAATCTCAACTGGATCTGCGATCCGGAGGCAAATCCCTTGCCCGTCAGACCGCCCGAGCCCACCGCGATCTTCGACTGCAAAATCTGGTATCCCGCGCCTCTTGGGTCCTGGGAGGGATTGATCAGCGTCGTCAGACGTTTCTTCTGGTAGTCCTTGAGAAAAACACCCCATCCCAGAAGGCCGAGAGCCACAGCGACAATCAGGAAAACGGCGACGGCTTTCCGGTTCAGTCCGGCCAGGAGGAAAGCCGCGAGCATGATGGGGAAAAAAACCGCGGCCGTGCCGAGGTCCGGTTGGAGCATCACCAGAACCGCCGGAATCAGCGTCAGGGCAAAACCGAGCCCGGCCACGGGGGCCGACAAAGTTCTCTTTTTATACTCGCTGAAGATCGAAGCCAGGACAAGGATGAGAACGACTTTGGCCAATTCCGAGGGTTGGAACCCGATGCCGCCGATCCGAAACCACCGCCCTGTTCCGGCGATGATCCGACCGAACAGCAGCAGTCCGACGAGAAGGAGGTTCACGGCCAAATAAAGCCCGAGGGCGTAGGAGGCCAGAATTTTGTAGTCCAGGGAGGCCGCAAGGAACATGGCCGTCAGGCCGGCAAGGACCCAGAGCGCCTGCCGGAGATGGATGTCACCCGATATGACGTTGGCGGAGCTTGCCGCAACCACCACCCCGACTCCGCAAAGCAGAAGAATGACAAAGACAAGTCTCCAATCCAGTTCGCTGAAAACCCGGCGGTCAATCATACTTGTCCCTGAAAAGGCGGATCAATTCCCGGGCCACCGGGGCCGCGGTTTCTCCGCCCATGCCCCCATGCTCGACCAGGACGGCGACGGCGATCCTCGGATTGCGGCGCGGAGCAAAGCCGGAAAACCAGGAATGTGTTTTGACAATCCGGCCGCGGCGGGCCAGGATCTCCGCTCTTTCCCGGCTGATGACCTGAGTCGAGCCGGTTTTGCCGCAGACATCGAACCCCTCAACCGCGGCGCCCCGGCCGGTTCCCTGGGCATTGACGGACCGCCACATGCCCTCCACGATCTTTTCAAAGGTTGTCCGCTTGATGTCGAGAACAACGACATCTTCGAGGTCCGCAGCAGGGCGCCCCCGCGATTCATCTCCGTCGGAAAGCTTGATCCGCGGCCGGACTTTTCTTCCCCTGTTGGCGATAACAGCCGTCATGGCGGCCATCTGGACGGGAGTCACCAGCAGAGGACCCTGGCCGATGGATACCGAAATCGTCTCGCCGGGATACCAGGGCGCCCCGGACGTGCGCTTTTTCCATTCGACCGTGGGAACGAGGCCTTCCTTCTCCCCCGGAAGATCGATCCCTGTCAACCGGCCGAGTCCCAGAAGTCCGGCAAATCGGGCGATGTCGTCGACATCCATCCTGCGTCCGATGTGATAAAAGTAGACATTGCAGGACTGCCGGATGGCTTCGGCCAGATTGAGGGCGCCGTGCCCGGGCCGAAACCAGCAATGGAAAACATTTCCGTAAAGTTGGATCGAGCCCGCACAGGCATAAGTCATGGTCTCGTTGATCAAACCCGATTCCAGGCCGGCCGCGGCCATGACCAGCTTGAAGATCGAGCCCGGAGCGTAAAGGCCGCGGATCGCCCTGTTCTCCAGGGGAAAAGACGGATCTTCCATGAGTTCCGACCATTCCTCCGGAGAAAAACGGCTGATGAAACGGTTTGGATCGAAGGTGGGAAAGCTGGCCAGGCACAAAATATCTCCAGTTTCGACGTCCATAACCACGGCCGATCCTTCCCGCCCTTCGAGAAGCTGTTCCGCTTTTCTTTGGAGATCGATGTCCAGACTGAGACGGATATTCGTTCCCTTGATCGGTTCATCCTTCTCCATGATTTCGCGGCTTCGGCCATGGCTGTCCACGACATGGAGGGCTTTTCCATCCCGTCCGGCCAGCAGGTCCTGGTAATGACGTTCGATCCCCGTCCGGCCGACCATGTCTCCCAGCCGCCTTCTGCCGGACGGGGAATTCCGGATTTCGCCTTCCGTGATCTCCTGCAGATATCCAAGAACATGGGCCCCGGCCGGCCCGAAGGGATAGGATCTGCGGGCTTCAATTTCGACCAGAAGCTCGGGAAATTCTTTCTGCCGGCTTTCGATCCGAGCCACCTCTTCCAGAGTCAGGTTGTCCTTGATGACGCCGGGTTCGAAGGACGGCCGTCCGCTGAATTTTTCCATGCGGTCGAGAAGGACCTCCTCGTCCATTTCGAGAAGCCGGCTGACGCTTTTTACGGAAACGTCCCGCTCGGCCATGTTCTCCCGAATCAGCGAAACCCGGAAACCGGCCGTGTTTTCAGCCAGAATCACGCCGTTGCGATCCAGGATCAATCCGCGCGACGAGGGAATCGCCCGCTCCCGGAGACGATTGCTCTCGGCCAAACGGTGAAATTTCGCATGATCGACGATCTGGAGCTTCCAGTAGGCAAACAGCACGGCGAAAAATAGAACGGCGAGAGCCGCGACCGCGATCCGCACTCTTTTTCGGACAAGCGACAGATCTTCGTAGAATTTTTCTTCAGTCATGCGAAGCTCACGATTTCCTCCGGGCCTTGAACCAACCCGGAATATGGAAGGCCAGGCTGACCGCCAGAGCGACGGCCGGAGGCTGCAGCAGAATCCATTCACTTCCGAAAGACGCGCGCCCGGCCGAAAGCAGTCGGCCGAGGCCCGTCCAGAGCGCCAATTCCCCCGCGCTCAGCAGAAACACGAAAAGAAACCTGCGCGAAAACGGCGCAATGTTGATCTTGCGGGAAATCGAACCGGCCAGAAACCCCATGAGTGTCTTCGTGAGACCGGTATGGCCGAAAACGCCCATGGAAAAAGCGTCCTGAACAAGACCACAGGCCGTTCCGGCCGAGGCGCCGAACATCTCTCCCTTGACAATGGCCAGATAAATGACGGCCAGGGCAAAAGGATTGATGACAAGAACCAGAGAGGGATGGATCAAAACCAGGATCGAAAAAAGAAAAATGGAGGCCAGAACCGCGGCCGCGACTTCATAAAAGTTTTTCATGACGGCGTCGCTCTCACTCCGTCTTCGTTCCCAGGACGGCCACAACATCCAGGGCGCTCATTTTGAAAAAAGGCCGGACATCCACGGTTTTGAACAGAACCCCGCCCGAATCAACGGACTCGATGACACCGACCCGAATTCCCGGCGGGAAAATGCCGTCATGTCCCGTGGTTAAAAGAACCTGACCCTTTTCGCCCCGGGGATCCGTGGCCAGGATATATTTCAGGCGGCATGTGCCGGTTCGGGAATCCCCCGACAGAATCCCGGATGCGCCGCCTCCCTCGACGATGACGGCGACGCCGCTGTCGTCGTCGGTGATGAGTTGGACACGGCTTTCCCGCCGGGAAATCGGCTCGATCGTCCGTCCGATGAGGAAACCGTTTCTATCGCAAACGGCCAGATTGGGAACGACGCCGTCATGGCGTCCCTTATTGATTGTCACGGAACTGAAGACGTTGGCGGCGTCGACTCCAATGACCCGGCCCGTGATGAGATGTCTGCGAAAGCCCTCCAGTGCGGCCCGGGCCTTGTCTTGGCTGCGCGCGGCGGCAAGTTCCGCGAGAAGAAAGGCATTTTTCTGGCTCAGGAAAAACAGGTCTTTTTTCAGACGCTGGTTTTCCGCCCGGGCCCGCCTCAAACCAATGTTGTTCCGCCAGGCATCGGAAAAGCCTCCCGCCGCAGCGGAAAAGAGCCTTTGGAAAGGGGAAAAAACGGTGAAGGCGGCCCTTTCGAAAAGCGTGCGCTCCGCCCCGAAAGGCACTTGAACGGAGATGAGGACCAGATGCAAGGCCAGAAGCAACCCGAGAACGAGAAAGCTTTTTCTTTCCTTTAACGACAGCGGCATGCCGACTCTTGAGCTCCCGGACTAGATCAGGGAGATTTTTTTGAGCAGCTCGATATCGTCCAACATCTTGCCGGCGCCGAGAACGACCGTGGTCAGGGGGTTTTCGGTGATGAACACGGGAAGCTGCGTTTCCTCACGGATGCGTTTGTCCAGGTTCTTCAGTAGCGCGCCACCTCCCGTCAGAATGATGCCCCGGTCAATGATGTCCGCCGAAAGTTCTGGAGGCGTTCTTTCCAGAGCGATGCGCACGGCGTTGACGATGGAGCCGACGACATCCTCGATGCCCTCGCGGATCTCCTGGTCGTCGACGACGATGGTCTTGGGGATGCCCTCGCGGAGATCGCGGCCCTTGATCTCCATGGTCACGGGATTGTCCAGGGGATAGGCGGAACCGATCTGCATCTTGACCATTTCGGCCGTCTTTTCGCCGATGAGGAGATTGTACTTCTTCTTGAGGTAATTGATGATGGCCTCGTCCATCTCGTTTCCGGCCGTGCGGATGGAGTGGTTGAAGACGACGCCGTTCAGGGAGATCACGGCGATATCCGTGGTGCCGCCGCCGATGTCGACGACCATGTTGCCCATGGGTTCGGAAATCGGCAAATCGGCGCCGATCGCGGCCGAC
This genomic window contains:
- a CDS encoding acyl-CoA dehydrogenase family protein, whose translation is MLEFKLSEEQEALRDMAREFAENEMRPVAAKYDQGHEFPEDVMRKAFDVGFLTCTIPVEYGGGGIGDVDTVVLTEELSWGCAGMYTTMMANSLAFAPIILAGNEEQKKTFLAPFCREMGFASYCLTEREAGSDTTAIKTTARKVGTDYVINGSKCFITNGGVADLYVVFANSAPEKGARGISAFIVPRKTPGVTVGKVEDKMGHRASNTTELFFEDVRVPEGNRIGREGAGFLIAMRTFDRTRAAVGAAGVGVGRAALEYAVQYAKTRIQFDKPIAHFQSVAFKLADMAMKIQAARHLVWHAAWLMEQNRPCGRESAMAKCAGSDAGMDVALEALQIFGGYGYMKDYPIEKLVRDAKLLQIYEGTNEIQRLIISRDVIGPIKG
- a CDS encoding TIGR03960 family B12-binding radical SAM protein, whose translation is MPSIPQKKLDRVLRTVEKPGRYTGGEWNASAKNPATAEVRVALAYPDAYEIGMSHLGQKILYGLLNAQPHIAAERVFAPWPDFERGLREAGLPLFSLENRTPLVEFDILGFSLLYELNSTNILTMLDLGGLSLMSAERSGDQPLVLGGGPACFNPEPLADIFDLFLIGDGEEGILEIIDVVRTGKKRKDGKSALLKTLGGIPGVYVPSHYRAMPSRTSFHLVPRPVDGAPAKVEKRVLRDFQKSYFPRSIIVPNIRTVFDRVALEAARGCPQSCRFCQASVLYSPFRSKDPSYLVETLLESVRRTGYESSSLSALSIGDYPSLEETVRILMTELEDKGVSLSLSSLRPQALSDGIVENIVKVRKTGFTLVPEAGTDRLRRVINKDLREEDIRDALTYAFRRGWNLVKLYFMVGLPGEREEDLQGIADLIREGVALGRSLLKSSPRFHVSLSSFIPKPHTPFQWLPMDEASTLAGKIQTIKSLTRGLKSVEFKDHALETSVLEAVFSRGDRRLTPVLIAAWRKGARFDGWGDRFNARAWEDAFRETGVSRERYLEALPRDAELPWDIIDTGIHKSHLLNELDQALAERRTPACRDRSCADCRGCRFPDDKHSLPSQVCSGPPGKGMPEETPSGIPTDSSIRYRAFYGKTGRARFLSHIDLIHIIHRGFRRAGIVLEQTKGFHPKPRMVYGPALPLGMEAAREVLEFRSPCSLTEEEFLSRVNLSLPEGIRFSGLETVADGSPSLGASIQELRYTLDLTGEDVPPGASERTARRVAEMRADWPAAKVEIDEKNQQMVLRTPTEPGKGGRAQDIAAALLDIPHAVYLLRRDEVVVQRN
- the rodA gene encoding rod shape-determining protein RodA, whose amino-acid sequence is MIDRRVFSELDWRLVFVILLLCGVGVVVAASSANVISGDIHLRQALWVLAGLTAMFLAASLDYKILASYALGLYLAVNLLLVGLLLFGRIIAGTGRWFRIGGIGFQPSELAKVVLILVLASIFSEYKKRTLSAPVAGLGFALTLIPAVLVMLQPDLGTAAVFFPIMLAAFLLAGLNRKAVAVFLIVAVALGLLGWGVFLKDYQKKRLTTLINPSQDPRGAGYQILQSKIAVGSGGLTGKGFASGSQIQLRFLPARHTDFVFSVIGEEFGFLGVASVMMLFGLFFRRIFAAAAMSRDRMGVYIVFMAGVMIAFQFFINILMVIGFFPVTGIPLPFISYGGSSLVANGLACGLVLNVRMRRFANV
- the mrdA gene encoding penicillin-binding protein 2 codes for the protein MTEEKFYEDLSLVRKRVRIAVAALAVLFFAVLFAYWKLQIVDHAKFHRLAESNRLRERAIPSSRGLILDRNGVILAENTAGFRVSLIRENMAERDVSVKSVSRLLEMDEEVLLDRMEKFSGRPSFEPGVIKDNLTLEEVARIESRQKEFPELLVEIEARRSYPFGPAGAHVLGYLQEITEGEIRNSPSGRRRLGDMVGRTGIERHYQDLLAGRDGKALHVVDSHGRSREIMEKDEPIKGTNIRLSLDIDLQRKAEQLLEGREGSAVVMDVETGDILCLASFPTFDPNRFISRFSPEEWSELMEDPSFPLENRAIRGLYAPGSIFKLVMAAAGLESGLINETMTYACAGSIQLYGNVFHCWFRPGHGALNLAEAIRQSCNVYFYHIGRRMDVDDIARFAGLLGLGRLTGIDLPGEKEGLVPTVEWKKRTSGAPWYPGETISVSIGQGPLLVTPVQMAAMTAVIANRGRKVRPRIKLSDGDESRGRPAADLEDVVVLDIKRTTFEKIVEGMWRSVNAQGTGRGAAVEGFDVCGKTGSTQVISRERAEILARRGRIVKTHSWFSGFAPRRNPRIAVAVLVEHGGMGGETAAPVARELIRLFRDKYD
- the mreD gene encoding rod shape-determining protein MreD, whose translation is MKNFYEVAAAVLASIFLFSILVLIHPSLVLVINPFALAVIYLAIVKGEMFGASAGTACGLVQDAFSMGVFGHTGLTKTLMGFLAGSISRKINIAPFSRRFLFVFLLSAGELALWTGLGRLLSAGRASFGSEWILLQPPAVALAVSLAFHIPGWFKARRKS
- the mreC gene encoding rod shape-determining protein MreC, whose amino-acid sequence is MPLSLKERKSFLVLGLLLALHLVLISVQVPFGAERTLFERAAFTVFSPFQRLFSAAAGGFSDAWRNNIGLRRARAENQRLKKDLFFLSQKNAFLLAELAAARSQDKARAALEGFRRHLITGRVIGVDAANVFSSVTINKGRHDGVVPNLAVCDRNGFLIGRTIEPISRRESRVQLITDDDSGVAVIVEGGGASGILSGDSRTGTCRLKYILATDPRGEKGQVLLTTGHDGIFPPGIRVGVIESVDSGGVLFKTVDVRPFFKMSALDVVAVLGTKTE
- a CDS encoding rod shape-determining protein, which gives rise to MSVISWIKERLFCDLAIDLGTANTLVFLKGKGIIVQEPSIVVINKANGKVEAVGIKAKEMLGKTPASVIAIRPMRDGVIADFEVAEKMLDFFIKRAMNNRGFLLRPRIIIGIPTGITQVERRAVKDVAMRSRASEVYLIEQPMSAAIGADLPISEPMGNMVVDIGGGTTDIAVISLNGVVFNHSIRTAGNEMDEAIINYLKKKYNLLIGEKTAEMVKMQIGSAYPLDNPVTMEIKGRDLREGIPKTIVVDDQEIREGIEDVVGSIVNAVRIALERTPPELSADIIDRGIILTGGGALLKNLDKRIREETQLPVFITENPLTTVVLGAGKMLDDIELLKKISLI